In the genome of Capra hircus breed San Clemente chromosome 5, ASM170441v1, whole genome shotgun sequence, one region contains:
- the KCNJ8 gene encoding ATP-sensitive inward rectifier potassium channel 8: MLARKSIIPEEYVLARIAAENLRKPRIRDRLPKARFIAKSGACNLAHKNIREQGRFLQDIFTTLVDLKWRHTLVIFTMSFLCSWLLFAIMWWLVAFAHGDIYAYMEKSGMEKSGLESTVCVTNVRSFTSAFLFSIEVQVTIGFGGRMMTEECPLAITVLILQNIVGLIINAVMLGCIFMKTAQAHRRAETLIFSRHAVIAVRNGKLCFMFRVGDLRKSMIISASVRIQVVKKTTTPEGEVVPIHQLDIPVDNPLESNNIFLVAPLIICHVIDKRSPLYDISATDLANQDLEVIVILEGVVETTGITTQARTSYIAEEIQWGHRFVSIVTEEEGVYSVDYSKFGNTVKVAAPRCSARELDEKPSILIQTLQKSELSHQNSLRKRNSMRRNNSMRRNNSIRRNNSSLMVPKVQFMTPEGNQNTSES, translated from the exons ATGCTGGCCAGGAAGAGCATCATCCCCGAGGAGTATGTGCTGGCGCGCATCGCGGCGGAGAACCTGCGCAAACCGCGCATCCGGGACCGCCTCCCCAAGGCCCGCTTCATCGCCAAGAGCGGGGCCTGCAACCTGGCGCACAAGAACATCCGGGAGCAAGGACGgtttctccaggacatcttcacCACCCTGGTGGACCTGAAGTGGCGCCACACCCTGGTCATCTTTACCATGTCGTTCCTCTGCAGCTGGCTGCTCTTCGCCATCATGTGGTGGCTGGTGGCCTTTGCCCACGGGGACATCTATGCTTACATGGAGAAAAGCGGGATGGAGAAAAGTGGCTTGGAGTCCACCGTGTGTGTGACTAACGTCAG ATCTTTtacctctgccttcctcttctccaTTGAAGTTCAAGTGACAATTGGATTTGGAGGGAGAATGATGACTGAGGAATGCCCTCTGGCTATCACAGTCCTGATTCTACAGAACATTGTGGGTTTGATCATCAATGCAGTCATGTTGGGCTGCATTTTCATGAAAACAGCCCAAGCTCACCGAAGGGCGGAAACCTTGATTTTCAGCCGCCATGCTGTAATCGCCGTCCGAAATGGCAAACTGTGTTTCATGTTCCGCGTGGGGGACCTAAGGAAAAGCATGATCATCAGTGCCTCTGTGCGCATCCAAGTGGTCAAGAAAACCACGACCCCAGAAGGCGAGGTGGTACCTATTCACCAACTAGACATTCCTGTTGACAACCCACTTGAGAGTAATAACATTTTCCTGGTGGCCCCTCTGATCATCTGCCATGTGATTGACAAGCGCAGCCCCTTGTACGATATCTCGGCCACTGACCTGGCCAACCAAGACCTGGAGGTCATCGTGATTCTAGAAGGAGTGGTCGAAACTACTGGCATTACTACACAAGCTAGAACCTCCTACATCGCTGAGGAGATCCAGTGGGGCCATCGCTTCGTGTCCATCGTGACCGAGGAGGAAGGTGTGTATTCTGTGGATTACTCCAAATTCGGCAACACCGTGAAAGTAGCTGCTCCAAGGTGCAGTGCCCGAGAGCTGGATGAGAAGCCTTCCATCCTTATCCAGACCCTCCAGAAGAGTGAATTGTCCCACCAGAATTCTCTAAGGAAGCGCAATTCCATGAGAAGAAACAATTCCATGAGGAGGAACAATTCCATCCGCCGGAACAATTCTTCCCTCATGGTGCCCAAGGTGCAGTTTATGACTCCCGAGGGAAATCAGAACACTTCCGAATCCTGA